The following proteins are encoded in a genomic region of Ovis canadensis isolate MfBH-ARS-UI-01 breed Bighorn chromosome 16, ARS-UI_OviCan_v2, whole genome shotgun sequence:
- the LOC138422006 gene encoding granzyme A-like yields MKNSSIFPAATLSIVVFLLIPEDLCEKIIGGNEVTPHSRPYMVLLKAENICAGALIAKDWVLTAAHCDLNQKSQIILGAHSISRNEPEKQIRVFKKEFPYPRYDQNTHEGDLKLLKLNKTAILNKNVAILRLPKVGSDVKPGTACRVAGWGQFNNNSPKSDILREVNVTIIDRKICNDQSHYNHHPVIGLNMICAGSLRGGKDSCHGDSGSPLICEGTFRGITAFGIPKRCGDPRGPGVYILLSKKHLNWIVKTMKQAV; encoded by the exons ATGAAGAACTCCTCTATCTTTCCGGCAGCCACTCTCTCGATTGTCGTTTTTCTCCTAATTCCTGAAG ATCTCTGTGAAAAAATTATTGGAGGAAATGAAGTGACTCCTCATTCAAGACCCTACATGGTGCTACTTAAGGCAGAAAATATCTGTGCCGGAGCTTTGATTGCCAAAGACTGGGTATTGACTGCAGCTCACTGTGACCT GAACCAGAAATCCCAGATCATTCTTGGGGCTCACTCAATAAGCAGGAACGAGCCTGAAAAACAGATCAGGGTCTTTAAGAAAGAGTTTCCCTATCCGCGCTATGACCAGAACACACATGAAGGCGATCTTAAACTTCTAAAG CTGAACAAAACAGCAATACTTAATAAAAACGTGGCTATCCTTCGGCTCCCCAAAGTGGGCAGTGATGTGAAACCAGGAACTGCATGTCGAGTTGCAGGGTGGGGACAGTTTAACAACAATTCCCCTAAGTCCGATATTTTGAGAGAAGTCAATGTCACCATCATAGACAGAAAAATCTGCAATGATCAATCACACTATAATCATCACCCTGTGATTGGACTGAATATGATTTGTGCTGGAAGCCTCCGAGGTGGAAAAGACTCCTGCCAC GGAGATTCTGGAAGCCCTCTGATATGTGAAGGCACTTTCAGAGGCATCACTGCCTTTGGCATTCCGAAGAGATGCGGAGACCCTCGAGGGCCCGGCGTCTACATCCTTCTCTCAAAGAAACACCTCAACTGGATAGTTAAGACTATGAAGCAAGCAGTTTAG
- the LOC138421548 gene encoding granzyme A, producing the protein MNVPFPFSFPPAICLLLIPGVFPVSCEGIIGGNEVAPHTRRYMALIKGLKLCAGALIKENWVLTAAHCDLKGNPQVILGAHSTSHKEKLDQVFSIKKAIPYPCFDPQTFEGDLQLLQLEGKATMTKAVGILQLPRAGDGEDVKPHTKCHVAGWGSTKKDACQMSNALREANVTVIDRKICNDAQHYNFNPVIDLSMICAGGRKGEDDSCEGDSGSPLICDNVFRGVTSFGKCGNPQKPGIYILLTKKHLNWIKKTIAGAI; encoded by the exons ATGAatgttccttttcctttctcttttcctcctgccatttGTCTCCTTCTAATTCCTGGAG TTTTTCCAGTATCCTGCGAGGGAATTATAGGAGGAAATGAAGTGGCCCCTCACACAAGACGCTACATGGCTCTAATCAAAGGGCTGAAACTCTGTGCAGGGGCTTTGATCAAAGAAAACTGGGTATTGACAGCCGCTCACTGCGACCT GAAGGGAAATCCTCAAGTTATTCTTGGGGCCCACTCTACATCCCATAAAGAGAAACTTGACCaagtattttccattaaaaaggcAATTCCCTACCCATGCTTTGATCCACAGACATTTGAAGGGGATCTTCAACTACTTcag CTGGAAGGTAAAGCAACTATGACCAAAGCTGTAGGAATACTTCAGCTACCAAGAGCAGGAGATGGAGAGGATGTCAAACCCCACACCAAGTGTCATGTGGCAGGATGGGGAAGCACCAAAAAAGACGCATGTCAAATGTCTAATGCCTTGAGAGAGGCCAACGTTACAGTGATAGATAGGAAAATATGCAATGATGCCCAGCACTATAATTTTAATCCAGTTATTGATCTCAGTATGATCTGTGCTGGTGGAAGAAAAGGTGAAGATGATTCGTGTGAA GGGGATTCTGGAAGTCCTCTGATATGTGATAATGTTTTCAGAGGTGTCACTTCCTTTGGCAAGTGTGGTAACCCCCAGAAGCCTGGCATCTACATCCTCCTTACCAAAAAACATCTCAACTGGATAAAGAAAACCATTGCAGGAGCCATATAA